One Drosophila willistoni isolate 14030-0811.24 chromosome 2R unlocalized genomic scaffold, UCI_dwil_1.1 Seg167, whole genome shotgun sequence DNA segment encodes these proteins:
- the LOC6642233 gene encoding alcohol dehydrogenase-like produces the protein MGLANKTIIFVAGLGCIGKDTCKALLKRNVKNLVILDRLDKPEILSEIKKVNPKSNVTFQPYDVMAPLSESCKQLAKIFAEYKKVDVLVNGAGILDDHEIEKTIAINFTGLVNTTTAIMNFWDIRNGGPGGTVCNIGSVTGFNAIYQVPVYSASKAAVVSFTQSLAKLSKITGVKAYTVNPGITATSLVQSFNSWLDVEPCVAQKLLEHPTQTTEQCAESFAKAIECDENGALWKMDLGTLEPVKWTIHWDSHI, from the coding sequence atggGTCTGGCTAATAAAACCATTATTTTCGTTGCCGGTTTGGGTTGCATTGGTAAGGACACCTGCAAGGCGCTTCTGAAGAGGAATGTCAAGAATCTGGTGATCCTGGATCGTCTGGACAAGCCTGAAATCCTGTCTGAGATCAAGAAGGTCAACCCCAAATCGAATGTAACGTTCCAGCCTTATGATGTCATGGCCCCCTTGTCGGAGAGCTGTAAACAACTTGCGAAGATTTTTGCTGAATACAAGAAAGTCGATGTCCTGGTGAACGGTGCTGGTATCCTGGATGATCACGAAATCGAGAAGACCATTGCCATCAACTTCACCGGTCTGGTCAACACAACCACGGCCATAATGAACTTCTGGGATATCCGTAATGGCGGTCCAGGTGGCACTGTATGCAACATTGGATCTGTGACCGGATTCAATGCTATCTACCAGGTGCCCGTGTATTCTGCATCAAAGGCTGCTGTGGTTAGCTTTACCCAATCACTTGCAAAACTTTCCAAAATCACTGGTGTAAAGGCTTACACCGTGAATCCTGGCATCACCGCAACTTCTTTGGTGCAAAGCTTCAACTCTTGGCTGGATGTGGAACCGTGTGTGGCCCAGAAATTGCTGGAGCACCCCACACAAACTACTGAGCAGTGTGCCGAGAGCTTTGCCAAGGCTATTGAATGCGATGAAAATGGAGCCCTCTGGAAAATGGATTTAGGCACTCTGGAACCCGTCAAATGGACCATTCACTGGGACTCTCACATCTAA